The Nerophis lumbriciformis linkage group LG24, RoL_Nlum_v2.1, whole genome shotgun sequence genome includes a region encoding these proteins:
- the hcrt gene encoding hypocretin neuropeptide precursor, with protein MNGTEMSNRTNLMSPWEVTSRCEKTTGYKRGQFFPPWRTEDQMPSSYSRQKMRWYTPKLQHLAESRSSGKQKVLVLLLLLLLSQAVLCDVHSVSSECCKQPSRPCRLHLLLCRPGGATKVLADVSAGILTLGKRTLDEPNFHSRLQQLLHESSDRAAGILTMGRRAPPGVKGHHAPPSDAAVALLPV; from the exons ATGAATGGCACGGAGATGAGCAACCGAACAAATCTTATGTCTCCTTGGGAAGTGACATCCCGTTGTGAAAAGACAACAGGATATAAAAGAGGCCAGTTCTTCCCCCCGTGGAGGACGGAAGATCAGATGCCTTCTTCTTACAGCCGACAGAAGATGAGGTGGTACACCCCCAAGTTGCAACACCTGGCCGAGTCACGCTCGTCTGGCAAG CAGAAGGTTCTGGTTCTTCTCCTGCTGTTGCTGCTGTCCCAGGCGGTGCTGTGCGATGTCCACAGTGTGTCCAGTGAGTGCTGCAAGCAGCCGTCTCGCCCGTGTCGCCTGCACCTGCTGCTGTGTCGCCCAGGCGGGGCCACCAAGGTGTTGGCCGACGTCTCCGCCGGCATCCTCACCCTGGGCAAGCGCACGCTGGACGAGCCCAACTTCCACAGTCGCCTGCAGCAGCTTCTCCACGAGTCCAGCGACCGTGCCGCCGGCATCCTGACCATGGGCAGGAGAGCCCCGCCGGGGGTCAAAGGTCACCATGCGCCCCCGTCGGACGCCGCCGTCGCTCTTTTGCCTGTTTGA